One Fibrobacter sp. UWB2 DNA window includes the following coding sequences:
- the ruvC gene encoding crossover junction endodeoxyribonuclease RuvC, whose translation MVILGIDPGSITTGYAFLKKTGNQIQVLEYGTFHANATKNLEDRLVHIVTELEKRLDHYHPDALAMEGVFFAKNVKSALVLGHIRGAILVACHRRGMTYEEYPPKVVKQAVTGNGAASKEHVANMIFAHLGIVGGELPLDASDALAIAWTHANPAPLAQSLLGKKSKPKKKTTVQQWKDLIEKMGGTIQ comes from the coding sequence ATGGTTATTCTTGGTATTGACCCGGGCTCGATTACGACCGGATATGCGTTCTTGAAAAAGACTGGCAACCAAATTCAGGTGCTGGAATATGGCACGTTCCATGCGAACGCCACTAAAAATCTCGAAGATAGGCTTGTGCATATCGTGACGGAGCTCGAAAAACGCCTGGATCATTACCACCCGGATGCGCTTGCGATGGAAGGCGTGTTCTTTGCAAAGAACGTGAAGAGCGCATTGGTGCTTGGGCATATCCGTGGGGCGATTCTTGTGGCGTGCCATCGTCGCGGAATGACGTACGAGGAATACCCGCCAAAAGTCGTGAAGCAGGCTGTGACAGGCAATGGCGCCGCCTCGAAGGAACATGTGGCGAATATGATTTTTGCGCATTTGGGAATTGTAGGCGGGGAGCTTCCGCTGGATGCTTCAGATGCGCTTGCGATTGCGTGGACTCATGCAAACCCGGCTCCGTTGGCGCAGTCGCTTTTGGGTAAAAAGTCGAAACCCAAGAAGAAAACGACGGTGCAACAGTGGAAAGACTTGATTGAAAAAATGGGAGGGACGATTCAATGA
- a CDS encoding CHC2 zinc finger domain-containing protein, whose protein sequence is MLIDQEHAEYMRTKAHPRQLGIPLSRWGRNLIACCPFHAPEETSLFFYDALGYWRYRCLQCGAEGDLVDFLMKSRFNGMDEQTARSEAFEFLGALDKDLANNQDSEHPWVKEVGGEKSKVLECFVRYCHWAACKSPSSAKFLEARGWSIGQAQLYGLGYYSGDPEPFISYCMLSGIERHQISFYLDNLEAYHEPRITIPARNSKGFIHSVYGRLIDDNEKSHTYITYASGPTVIPFNIQADSENPIIVQGFFDALTADLAGIPGVVSTMFQELNVNHLYKLKACGAESFTVILRREEDRRNQELKIQKYLKLAEQMHMSLKSIVLPKDESVDTFVRKNGADQLIDLIANTEVDTIHSHRRSMLLQDIKENFDTAMACPPDQSVGYKLSTFPKLTKEIDGVQSGCFFVSSQPFGLKTFLLSSLTLDLIESNPNLKVIYVAYETPRRQIFDRLVSMIIGESILNVRKQNADNEINKKITEATRDLMAYVRNNRLEIWDDMPSLDFNDLLKTLSQELKDHPDLILVIDGIDHMKITDRPELPDIHEKRSSIMLDLYKALDIPIFLGGELIDSNMGLLGPRAYLRDSDAIYWLTEKDGALNLSVDSKRMGTSRVYEDKILIDPQSSRMKEA, encoded by the coding sequence ATGCTGATTGATCAAGAACATGCAGAGTATATGAGAACTAAAGCTCACCCGAGGCAGTTGGGAATTCCCCTGAGCCGTTGGGGGCGTAACCTTATCGCCTGCTGTCCGTTCCACGCTCCAGAAGAAACATCGCTGTTTTTCTACGATGCGCTAGGTTACTGGCGCTATCGCTGTCTCCAATGCGGTGCAGAAGGCGACTTGGTCGATTTTTTGATGAAGAGCCGCTTCAACGGCATGGACGAGCAGACCGCCCGTTCCGAAGCCTTTGAATTCCTCGGCGCACTCGACAAGGACCTCGCGAACAACCAGGATAGCGAACACCCGTGGGTCAAGGAAGTCGGTGGCGAAAAATCCAAGGTCCTCGAATGCTTTGTGCGTTACTGCCACTGGGCTGCCTGCAAGAGCCCCTCTTCGGCAAAGTTCCTCGAAGCCCGCGGCTGGAGCATTGGCCAAGCCCAACTTTACGGTCTCGGTTACTACAGCGGCGACCCGGAACCGTTCATCAGCTACTGCATGCTCTCCGGCATCGAACGCCACCAGATCAGTTTTTACCTCGACAACCTCGAAGCGTACCACGAACCGCGAATTACCATTCCGGCCCGCAATTCCAAGGGATTTATCCATTCCGTTTACGGTAGACTCATCGACGATAACGAAAAGAGCCATACCTACATCACGTATGCTTCTGGTCCGACCGTCATTCCGTTCAACATCCAAGCCGATAGCGAAAACCCCATTATCGTACAGGGATTCTTTGACGCGCTCACCGCTGACCTCGCCGGCATCCCAGGCGTTGTCTCCACGATGTTCCAGGAACTGAACGTCAACCACCTGTACAAACTCAAGGCTTGCGGAGCCGAATCATTCACGGTCATCTTGCGCCGCGAAGAAGATCGCCGCAATCAGGAACTCAAGATCCAGAAGTACTTGAAACTCGCCGAACAGATGCACATGAGTCTCAAGTCCATTGTACTGCCGAAGGACGAATCCGTTGATACGTTTGTCCGCAAGAACGGTGCCGACCAGCTTATTGACCTCATCGCCAATACCGAAGTCGATACTATTCATTCGCACCGCCGCTCCATGCTGTTGCAGGACATCAAGGAAAACTTCGATACCGCAATGGCTTGTCCGCCAGACCAAAGCGTGGGCTACAAGCTCAGCACATTCCCGAAGCTCACCAAGGAAATCGACGGCGTTCAGTCGGGATGCTTCTTTGTATCGTCTCAGCCATTCGGCCTCAAGACATTCTTGCTTTCGAGCCTTACGCTCGACCTTATCGAGAGCAACCCGAACCTCAAGGTCATTTACGTCGCTTATGAAACGCCGCGCCGCCAAATCTTTGACCGCCTTGTTTCCATGATTATCGGCGAATCGATTTTGAACGTCCGCAAGCAGAATGCAGACAACGAAATCAACAAAAAGATTACGGAAGCAACGCGCGACCTGATGGCTTACGTACGCAACAATCGTCTCGAAATTTGGGACGACATGCCTTCGCTCGACTTTAACGACTTGCTCAAGACACTTAGCCAGGAACTCAAGGACCATCCGGACTTGATTCTCGTGATTGACGGTATCGACCACATGAAGATTACCGACCGCCCGGAACTCCCGGACATCCACGAGAAGCGTTCGTCCATCATGCTCGACTTGTACAAGGCTCTCGACATCCCGATATTCCTCGGTGGCGAACTCATCGATTCCAACATGGGACTCCTTGGCCCGCGTGCATACCTCCGCGATTCTGACGCCATTTACTGGCTTACCGAAAAGGATGGCGCATTGAATCTCTCCGTAGATTCCAAGCGCATGGGCACAAGCCGCGTGTACGAAGACAAGATTTTGATTGACCCACAATCTAGCCGCATGAAAGAAGCTTAA
- a CDS encoding glycosyltransferase codes for MFTIVDFNNFWSPSGGGVRRYHLQKMAFYERQNEVLSVFVMPSASTYTEKRSDGLIIEHVEAFRFPGNWEYRFMWKSKQIRPILEKYKPDVIEVGSPYILPSAVRSIAKKVVPNAALFSFWHADFPVTYVGRPIAKKFGASVGVLSRKIAFWYAKQEFKNYDCVQASSKEAMARLKKNGLPDPRWIPLGCDIDTFSPSRRDEALVNELKDGDPNRLTIFFPHRHCNEKGIDLVLGAYDILAQKLGHEPAIVFAGTGPSLPLVQEAAAKYKHVSYIGFVNSIDEMARYYASVDMGLALSGWETFGLSILESMASGNALVGAAAGAAFEHVTESGAGTILKERTPEALADAIVELYHSDLTDKKIKARKYAEKFSWNDCFKRQLDLYKEISGNKK; via the coding sequence ATGTTTACCATTGTCGATTTTAACAACTTCTGGAGTCCGTCAGGAGGCGGAGTCCGCCGTTACCATTTGCAGAAAATGGCGTTTTACGAACGCCAAAATGAAGTCCTTTCCGTATTCGTGATGCCCTCGGCGAGCACTTATACAGAAAAGCGAAGCGATGGTTTAATTATCGAACATGTAGAAGCTTTCCGATTCCCTGGCAACTGGGAATACCGCTTTATGTGGAAGTCCAAACAGATTCGTCCGATTCTCGAGAAGTACAAGCCGGATGTGATTGAAGTGGGTTCACCCTACATTTTGCCCTCGGCCGTGCGCAGCATTGCAAAAAAAGTTGTTCCCAATGCGGCACTGTTCAGCTTTTGGCATGCCGACTTCCCCGTAACTTACGTGGGCCGACCCATCGCCAAAAAATTCGGCGCAAGCGTTGGCGTTCTTTCCCGCAAAATTGCTTTCTGGTACGCCAAACAGGAATTTAAAAACTACGATTGCGTACAAGCGTCTTCAAAAGAAGCGATGGCTCGCCTCAAGAAGAACGGACTCCCCGACCCGCGTTGGATTCCGCTCGGTTGTGACATTGATACATTCTCGCCAAGCCGCCGTGACGAAGCACTCGTGAACGAACTCAAGGATGGCGATCCGAACCGCCTCACGATATTCTTCCCGCACAGGCATTGCAACGAAAAAGGCATTGACCTTGTTCTTGGCGCTTACGACATCTTAGCGCAAAAACTCGGACACGAGCCCGCCATCGTCTTTGCAGGCACAGGTCCAAGTCTCCCGCTCGTGCAAGAAGCCGCCGCAAAATACAAGCACGTCAGCTATATCGGTTTTGTGAATTCCATCGACGAAATGGCTCGTTATTACGCAAGTGTCGACATGGGACTTGCACTCTCTGGCTGGGAAACTTTTGGACTTTCAATTCTAGAAAGCATGGCAAGCGGGAACGCACTCGTCGGAGCTGCCGCCGGGGCCGCATTCGAACACGTCACGGAATCGGGCGCAGGCACAATTCTCAAGGAACGCACGCCCGAAGCGTTGGCAGATGCGATTGTCGAGCTCTACCATTCCGACCTCACCGACAAGAAGATTAAAGCTCGTAAATACGCTGAAAAGTTCAGCTGGAATGATTGCTTCAAGCGCCAGCTCGATTTGTACAAAGAAATTTCTGGAAATAAGAAATGA
- a CDS encoding LTA synthase family protein has translation MKNFIQKIAKFLEPSKNLVLISLAFWVTHILLRVMLLFRSNPYGFPFVSKPDWFIFHAVCIDFMWICNALVVFMILGGIAAKFNKTKVTTIAYTVFHSVILLFTLLDNEVMRFLGGHLSFGLMDTYKDTSSIAMFYDYVANDLSVPYLQFVVLVLMLPLTYSLYKLLYKHYHTPDGLRMKKSVIAMVIFYIASYLFVYFIWTGNARMAKLRPVVSLVYNDLFVTKKVAGLTEKELATYRTSYQNLWQRVEGDSLWKFSDAKEGHGLPLYRVPTAELQNSEKLAVQRKMKPNFILVLMESHRGLNTGYMNPQIQPSPTPFLDSLAANSHVWMRMHTSGVPTTGGVLSTHLGIPHHSRLAQATDLAHVTLPSFVSVLTENGYSTHYMSAADPAWDNLGVWMAKWYTAEHYNREREDDSTFMDHAAEFVRDTLSKGGKPFLATLMTRSNHYPFNFAAGMTEEEKARPLQERINVTMNYADRQLARFIRAIQNEEWYKNTYVIIMADHGFPLGENGVSTMNGGGFSNISWIPFFIHGKGLDATRDTTTAAQIDIAPTVLELAGYAVPNIFMGHNLLRDTETIFNADSTSVKKERAGLSLGAYSGYSALGLDNYRVVSKTASNDEVYLFNDGDMRQEHDLAKTEAERTAKMHATLDTLIKISDYSLEHGL, from the coding sequence ATGAAAAACTTTATACAGAAAATTGCCAAGTTCTTAGAGCCGTCCAAGAACTTGGTTTTAATCTCGCTCGCATTCTGGGTCACGCACATTTTGCTGCGCGTTATGCTCTTGTTCCGCAGCAACCCTTACGGATTCCCGTTTGTATCTAAGCCAGACTGGTTCATTTTCCACGCAGTTTGCATCGACTTTATGTGGATTTGCAATGCGCTCGTGGTGTTTATGATTCTCGGCGGGATCGCCGCAAAGTTTAATAAAACAAAAGTCACGACAATTGCCTACACGGTTTTTCATAGCGTCATTCTGCTCTTTACGCTCCTCGATAACGAAGTGATGCGTTTCCTCGGCGGACATTTAAGCTTTGGGCTTATGGACACGTACAAAGACACTTCGTCCATCGCCATGTTCTACGACTACGTGGCAAACGACTTGTCCGTTCCGTACTTGCAGTTCGTCGTACTTGTGCTGATGCTCCCGCTGACCTATAGTCTTTACAAACTCTTGTACAAGCATTACCACACGCCTGACGGACTGCGCATGAAAAAGTCCGTCATTGCGATGGTCATTTTCTACATCGCTTCGTATCTGTTCGTTTATTTTATCTGGACTGGAAACGCCCGCATGGCAAAGCTCCGTCCAGTCGTATCGCTCGTCTACAACGATTTATTTGTCACGAAAAAAGTTGCAGGTCTTACAGAAAAAGAGCTTGCCACCTACCGAACCTCCTACCAGAATTTGTGGCAACGCGTTGAAGGCGATAGCCTTTGGAAATTCTCGGACGCCAAGGAAGGCCACGGTCTCCCGCTTTACCGAGTCCCAACCGCAGAACTCCAGAACAGCGAAAAACTTGCCGTCCAACGCAAAATGAAGCCGAACTTTATCCTCGTGCTTATGGAATCGCATCGCGGGCTCAACACGGGCTACATGAATCCGCAGATTCAGCCCTCGCCCACGCCGTTCCTCGATTCGCTCGCCGCCAATTCACACGTGTGGATGCGCATGCACACCAGCGGCGTTCCGACCACAGGCGGCGTCCTTTCGACGCACCTCGGCATCCCGCACCACTCCAGACTCGCGCAAGCCACCGATCTTGCACATGTGACACTCCCGAGTTTCGTCTCGGTGCTAACCGAGAATGGCTACAGCACGCATTACATGTCTGCCGCAGACCCCGCCTGGGATAACCTTGGCGTCTGGATGGCAAAATGGTACACCGCCGAACATTACAATCGCGAACGCGAAGACGATTCGACCTTCATGGACCACGCCGCAGAATTCGTACGCGACACACTCTCCAAGGGAGGCAAGCCGTTCCTCGCCACGCTAATGACGCGCTCCAATCATTACCCGTTCAACTTTGCAGCCGGCATGACCGAAGAAGAAAAAGCGCGCCCGTTGCAGGAACGCATCAACGTCACGATGAATTACGCCGACAGGCAGCTCGCCCGATTCATCCGCGCCATCCAAAACGAAGAATGGTACAAGAACACCTACGTCATTATCATGGCTGACCACGGATTCCCCTTGGGTGAAAACGGCGTTTCGACCATGAACGGCGGCGGATTCTCGAACATCAGCTGGATTCCGTTCTTTATCCACGGCAAAGGACTCGACGCAACACGCGACACGACGACAGCCGCTCAAATCGACATCGCCCCCACCGTGCTTGAACTCGCTGGCTACGCGGTTCCGAACATTTTCATGGGACACAACTTGCTGCGCGACACAGAAACCATTTTCAATGCAGATAGCACGAGCGTTAAAAAGGAACGCGCAGGACTCTCGCTAGGCGCTTACTCGGGCTACTCCGCACTCGGTCTCGATAACTACCGCGTCGTCTCAAAGACCGCTAGCAACGACGAAGTCTATCTCTTTAACGATGGAGACATGCGCCAGGAACACGACCTCGCCAAAACAGAAGCCGAACGCACTGCAAAAATGCACGCTACGCTCGACACGCTCATCAAGATTTCGGATTACTCACTCGAACACGGGCTGTAA
- a CDS encoding HAD family hydrolase → MTSLDEIKALIAQKELFIFDLDGTLFNTLGDLAPAVNYAMTQFGLHTHSNDDVRTFIGNGSMNLIRRAVAANFIPVASTRDMAKVAETLARENYSEEKIKEIHKVYSDFYWEHCTENTEPYEGVIELVQRIATNNRYGDCKTSNGNCAETRCAAMLTNKPVAPAQKILKKFSLENSFATYLCGDTTPERKPSPAGINEILRQTGIAPEKAIMIGDDTPDVLAAKNAGIDCITLFEGFGKAENLLPLEPRYTAGHIKDFAEFI, encoded by the coding sequence ATGACTTCACTCGACGAAATCAAGGCTCTCATCGCGCAAAAAGAACTGTTCATTTTTGATTTGGACGGCACGCTGTTCAATACGCTTGGCGATTTGGCACCAGCCGTAAACTACGCGATGACGCAATTCGGCCTGCACACGCATTCAAACGACGACGTGCGCACATTCATCGGAAACGGTTCCATGAACTTGATCCGTCGAGCAGTCGCTGCAAATTTCATTCCCGTCGCAAGCACCCGCGACATGGCAAAAGTCGCCGAAACGCTCGCTCGCGAAAACTACAGCGAAGAGAAAATCAAAGAAATCCATAAAGTTTATTCAGATTTTTACTGGGAGCATTGTACTGAAAATACGGAACCATACGAAGGCGTTATAGAACTCGTGCAACGAATCGCCACAAACAATCGCTATGGGGATTGCAAGACAAGTAATGGAAACTGCGCCGAGACAAGATGCGCAGCTATGCTCACAAACAAGCCGGTCGCTCCCGCGCAAAAGATTCTCAAAAAATTCAGTCTTGAAAATTCTTTCGCCACATACCTCTGCGGCGACACCACGCCCGAACGCAAGCCAAGCCCCGCCGGCATTAACGAGATTCTCCGCCAGACAGGAATCGCCCCCGAAAAAGCGATTATGATTGGAGACGACACTCCCGACGTTCTAGCCGCAAAGAACGCAGGCATTGACTGTATCACGCTTTTCGAAGGCTTCGGCAAAGCAGAAAACTTGCTTCCGCTTGAGCCCCGCTACACCGCAGGCCACATCAAAGACTTCGCCGAGTTCATTTAA
- a CDS encoding cysteine desulfurase family protein, with the protein MSYFDYTANTPACEEALQRFCEVERRFTGNANSNHEAGHAAKAFLAQVTDSIAKLLDVNPDEIIYTSGASESNNTAIRGIVQAKRHVGKHIITNPLEHSSVSATLTALQEAGYEIDMVKIGTDGKIDLEDLRSLLRKDTVLVTVNAVDSELGTVQPLESINKIVREFPNCSLHVDATQAIGKTPINLNLSDTASIGAHKFYGLSGSGLLYKKSGIAMEPLIYGGASTTIYRSGTPTLALDASLETALSLAVEHFEERFARVKELRTILQEKLCGYPKVRINSPADAVPHILNLSVAGARGNIFQKALSDKGIYVSVKSACSVDALPSRAVFAVSRDRKNALNSWRISLSHLTTEKEIDEFMAAFDSCYKELCK; encoded by the coding sequence ATGTCCTATTTCGACTACACGGCAAACACCCCGGCATGCGAAGAAGCCTTGCAACGATTCTGCGAAGTTGAACGCAGGTTTACCGGCAACGCCAATTCGAATCACGAAGCAGGACATGCAGCAAAAGCTTTCCTCGCCCAAGTGACCGATTCCATCGCGAAACTTTTGGACGTAAACCCCGACGAAATCATTTACACCTCGGGCGCAAGCGAAAGCAACAACACCGCCATCCGCGGCATCGTCCAGGCCAAGCGCCATGTGGGCAAGCACATCATCACGAACCCGCTGGAACATTCTTCGGTAAGCGCCACGCTCACGGCTCTGCAAGAAGCAGGCTACGAAATCGATATGGTAAAAATCGGTACCGACGGGAAAATCGACCTGGAAGACTTACGCAGCCTGCTCCGTAAAGATACGGTGCTCGTAACAGTGAATGCAGTCGATAGCGAACTCGGGACCGTGCAGCCGCTGGAATCCATCAACAAGATTGTCCGCGAGTTCCCGAACTGCAGCCTTCACGTGGATGCAACGCAGGCCATCGGGAAAACGCCCATAAACCTGAATTTGTCAGACACGGCAAGCATCGGCGCGCACAAGTTCTACGGGCTTTCGGGCAGCGGGCTTTTGTACAAAAAAAGCGGAATCGCCATGGAACCGCTCATTTACGGCGGCGCCAGCACCACCATTTACCGCAGCGGCACCCCGACACTCGCGTTGGACGCATCCCTCGAAACGGCACTGTCGCTTGCCGTGGAGCATTTCGAAGAGCGATTTGCCCGCGTCAAGGAACTGCGAACGATTTTGCAAGAAAAACTCTGCGGCTATCCGAAAGTCCGCATCAATTCCCCCGCAGACGCTGTTCCGCACATTTTGAACCTGAGTGTCGCGGGAGCCCGCGGGAACATTTTCCAGAAAGCTCTTTCGGACAAAGGAATTTACGTGTCGGTCAAGTCCGCCTGCAGCGTAGATGCGCTCCCCTCCCGCGCCGTTTTTGCCGTCAGCCGCGACCGCAAAAATGCTTTGAACTCCTGGCGTATAAGCCTTTCGCACCTCACCACCGAAAAAGAAATCGACGAATTCATGGCCGCATTCGACAGCTGCTACAAGGAACTTTGCAAATAA
- a CDS encoding ATP-binding protein translates to MARELSFVQSVERSISKTYRERLWTPFITAIKNYKLIEEGDKIAVCISGGKDSMLMAKLIQMLHRHSDVKFDVEYLVMDPGYNEINRQKIESNAKLLEIPITVFETNIFDVANNTERSPCYVCAKMRRGHLYHKAKDLGCNKIALGHHLSDVIETTVMAMFYGSQLQGMMPKLHSLNFGGMELIRPMYCINEQDIINWKNYNGLQFIQCACRFTESCTVCDNGGGGSKRQEIKALIKRLKRENPNIEKSIFNSLHSVCIETFPGFKAGGEPHSFLEDYENREPQKG, encoded by the coding sequence ATGGCAAGAGAACTTTCATTTGTCCAAAGCGTAGAACGGAGCATTTCGAAAACATACCGCGAAAGGCTCTGGACGCCATTCATTACCGCCATCAAGAACTACAAGCTCATCGAAGAAGGCGACAAAATCGCCGTCTGCATCTCTGGCGGCAAGGATTCCATGCTCATGGCGAAGCTCATCCAGATGCTTCACCGCCACAGCGACGTGAAATTTGACGTGGAATACCTGGTGATGGACCCCGGTTACAACGAAATCAACCGCCAGAAAATCGAAAGCAATGCGAAGCTTCTGGAAATCCCCATCACCGTTTTCGAGACGAACATTTTCGACGTGGCGAACAACACCGAACGTTCCCCCTGCTACGTCTGCGCCAAGATGCGCCGTGGCCACCTCTACCACAAGGCAAAGGACCTGGGCTGCAATAAAATTGCGCTAGGTCACCACCTCTCCGACGTCATCGAGACCACCGTCATGGCGATGTTCTACGGCTCGCAACTGCAGGGCATGATGCCCAAGCTCCACAGCCTGAATTTCGGCGGCATGGAACTCATCCGCCCCATGTATTGCATCAACGAGCAAGACATTATCAACTGGAAAAACTACAACGGGCTGCAGTTTATCCAGTGCGCCTGTCGCTTTACCGAAAGCTGCACCGTCTGCGACAACGGCGGTGGTGGAAGCAAGCGTCAAGAAATCAAGGCGCTCATCAAACGCCTCAAGCGCGAAAACCCGAATATTGAAAAGAGCATCTTCAACAGCCTGCACTCCGTCTGCATCGAGACATTCCCCGGATTCAAGGCCGGCGGTGAACCGCATTCTTTCCTAGAAGATTACGAAAATCGCGAACCGCAAAAAGGATAG
- a CDS encoding tyrosine-protein phosphatase, with protein MVGFWVKALDKKMAAFCALAFALLFAACSDDHFDTTSVNPIGGESCAAIEESSSSDYALSSSVVASSSSADGLVSISTTVMEDTLEIFAFGGVKLDVVADSFLTKFDYGDVVTVMIAGYDTVDVPVVAGYGYVFPGEFFLYVSEGLNYIKLEARYGQMAEVVGLGRDLKFPIDVVVQMKEKGGYVDHLENLKSLSIANYPGAYPDLSIEEFANFRMVHTTGMGEGVLYRSSSPIDPAIYRNAIADSLAKVAGVKTFVNLADELQYAEEYKGFADSYYATQNVVYLNVEPAFANSPFKEGLVKGLRYMIEHDGPYLVHCTYGMDRTGFTIAVLEALMGATAGEIKADYATTHKNFYNVVDGKHVDLTTKQVELLQAIIVRLMQNSFKTAGVDISDFENADLASATEKYLLALGMEKSEIEALKERLK; from the coding sequence ATGGTTGGTTTTTGGGTTAAAGCTTTAGATAAAAAGATGGCGGCGTTTTGCGCGCTAGCCTTTGCGCTGCTTTTTGCCGCTTGTAGCGACGACCACTTTGACACGACTTCGGTGAATCCTATAGGTGGCGAAAGTTGCGCTGCCATTGAAGAATCAAGTTCTTCGGATTACGCGTTGTCCTCGTCTGTTGTTGCATCGAGCTCTTCCGCGGATGGGTTAGTTTCGATTTCAACGACTGTTATGGAGGATACGCTTGAAATATTTGCATTTGGGGGTGTGAAACTTGACGTTGTTGCGGATTCGTTCCTGACAAAGTTTGATTATGGCGATGTCGTGACGGTGATGATTGCGGGGTACGATACGGTGGATGTTCCTGTAGTTGCGGGTTACGGATATGTTTTTCCTGGTGAATTCTTTTTGTATGTCTCCGAGGGGTTGAACTATATCAAGCTTGAGGCTCGTTACGGCCAAATGGCTGAGGTCGTTGGTCTCGGGCGCGATTTGAAATTCCCGATAGATGTTGTTGTGCAGATGAAGGAAAAGGGTGGCTATGTTGACCATCTTGAAAATTTGAAGTCGCTTTCAATTGCGAATTATCCGGGGGCTTATCCTGATTTGTCTATTGAGGAGTTTGCGAATTTTAGAATGGTGCATACAACCGGAATGGGCGAGGGGGTGCTTTATCGATCTTCAAGTCCGATTGATCCTGCGATTTATCGCAATGCCATTGCGGATTCATTGGCGAAAGTGGCTGGCGTCAAGACTTTTGTGAACCTTGCAGATGAATTACAATATGCCGAAGAATACAAAGGCTTTGCAGATTCTTATTATGCAACGCAGAATGTGGTTTATCTTAATGTGGAACCTGCTTTTGCGAATTCGCCGTTCAAGGAAGGGCTTGTCAAAGGCTTGCGCTATATGATAGAGCATGACGGCCCGTATCTAGTGCATTGCACGTATGGTATGGACCGAACTGGATTTACGATTGCTGTGCTCGAAGCGCTGATGGGGGCAACCGCTGGTGAAATCAAGGCGGATTACGCCACGACTCACAAGAATTTTTATAACGTGGTCGATGGTAAACATGTTGATTTAACAACAAAGCAGGTTGAGCTGCTTCAGGCGATTATTGTAAGACTTATGCAGAATTCGTTCAAAACGGCTGGTGTTGACATCTCTGATTTCGAAAATGCAGATTTAGCGTCCGCTACAGAAAAGTATTTGCTTGCGCTCGGGATGGAAAAGAGCGAAATCGAAGCGCTGAAAGAACGACTGAAGTAG
- a CDS encoding DUF2238 domain-containing protein, which translates to MNNIAKSHLFLLAFVLLTTIWSVIGVEDTYLTWILEAAPAIVGLLVLVFTYKKFRMPTYLYVVMALHMAVLLVGAHYSYAKVPLGFWMEDWFGFMRNNYDKIGHLMQGVTPALVMIELLRRTTPIKTAGWTGFLSVCVAEAISALYEIIEWLASLSNPTDTEAFLGTQGYIWDTQTDMFMCLIGATISVLICLNVKKFRKLET; encoded by the coding sequence ATGAATAATATTGCAAAATCTCATTTATTCTTGCTTGCTTTTGTTCTCCTGACGACGATTTGGTCTGTTATCGGAGTCGAAGATACTTACCTCACTTGGATTCTTGAAGCGGCTCCCGCGATTGTCGGGCTGTTGGTCCTTGTATTTACCTACAAAAAGTTCAGGATGCCCACGTATCTTTACGTGGTAATGGCGCTCCACATGGCGGTGCTTTTGGTGGGGGCGCACTATTCGTATGCGAAGGTTCCGCTTGGATTCTGGATGGAAGATTGGTTCGGTTTTATGCGCAACAACTACGATAAAATTGGGCATTTGATGCAGGGCGTTACTCCTGCACTTGTGATGATTGAACTTTTGCGCCGCACGACTCCGATCAAGACGGCGGGCTGGACGGGATTTTTGTCGGTGTGCGTGGCCGAGGCAATTTCTGCGCTTTATGAAATTATTGAGTGGCTAGCATCGCTCAGTAATCCGACGGATACGGAAGCGTTCTTGGGAACGCAAGGTTACATTTGGGATACGCAGACAGATATGTTCATGTGCCTTATCGGGGCGACCATTTCTGTTTTAATTTGTTTGAATGTTAAAAAGTTCCGCAAATTAGAAACTTAA